A genomic region of Bacteroidota bacterium contains the following coding sequences:
- a CDS encoding PEGA domain-containing protein, with protein sequence MIAKVLLLLLLPAGASLAQQPDSLEVPLPPHTTVTILANIEGAYVFLNGDSVGTTPLLNYASTPGFYHLRIVSPDVESWLSDPILDSLTIEEGTTREFSYTFERKVLIVTTPSGAEVTVKDSVLGTTPLVLKTEHPSLKLRRPGFEETTIDLASAKQGIITAQLKRQWQHDSDETALNDETGEGTGSLRLYITGATTIVAGAASAYFKVRADNLYGQYIRNGDPAQLSEVNRLDTAAGIALAATQISLGLFTYFVLSE encoded by the coding sequence GTGATAGCAAAAGTGTTGTTACTTCTTCTCCTCCCGGCCGGAGCGTCACTGGCTCAACAGCCCGATAGTCTGGAAGTGCCGCTTCCTCCACACACCACAGTTACCATTCTTGCCAATATCGAAGGGGCGTACGTATTTCTGAACGGCGACAGTGTCGGAACGACTCCGCTTCTGAATTATGCTTCCACGCCCGGCTTTTATCACCTCCGCATTGTTTCGCCGGATGTCGAAAGTTGGCTTAGTGACCCGATTTTAGATTCCCTCACTATTGAAGAAGGCACGACCCGGGAGTTTTCGTACACTTTCGAAAGAAAAGTCCTTATTGTAACGACGCCGAGCGGGGCCGAAGTAACCGTAAAAGACTCAGTATTGGGCACAACCCCGCTTGTTCTCAAGACTGAGCACCCGTCGCTGAAACTACGGAGACCCGGGTTTGAGGAAACGACAATCGACCTCGCTTCAGCAAAGCAGGGAATCATAACGGCACAATTGAAGAGGCAATGGCAGCACGATTCGGACGAAACAGCCCTGAATGATGAAACCGGTGAAGGAACCGGATCTCTGCGGCTCTATATTACGGGTGCAACCACAATCGTCGCCGGCGCTGCGTCGGCATATTTCAAAGTCAGAGCCGACAATCTGTACGGTCAGTACATCAGAAACGGCGATCCGGCCCAACTATCCGAAGTGAACCGGCTTGATACGGCTGCAGGGATAGCCCTCGCCGCCACGCAAATAAGCCTCGGTCTGTTCACCTATTTCGTTCTCTCCGAATAG
- a CDS encoding PQQ-binding-like beta-propeller repeat protein, with protein sequence MTKLLHYTLVVLLFLAIGCGGLRIPPPFKAGNDSWGMFGGTPGRTNVAEQSVQPPLTLAWQHDITSGMGSGSPLVIGNVVLVTNLRGELHGIDAETGKRIGWLNIGDAIKGSPAVDGNVVYIAIANSRESLVAYDLLEGKYLWKKEFGDLEVTPLFLNNRLYFGNTSGVFFCVDKETGEHDWRFRLPDNSTRKGIRSSATVDGALVIFGAEDGSIYALDAKNGAEQWSYNTGASVFAAPAVSNGTLFCGNSTGTFSALNSQTGNVLWQFDAGAPIYATPSFPQHLVLIGTTAGTLYALNVRDGSVAWRTELNSVINSSAVVSGDVAYVGTLKKELYAVQTTTGAILWKETLKGRVKTSPAVAGGKVFVSTDDKLLLAFTSKEQN encoded by the coding sequence ATGACGAAGTTGTTGCACTATACTCTTGTTGTTCTTCTCTTCCTTGCCATAGGGTGCGGAGGGTTGCGGATTCCCCCTCCATTCAAAGCCGGGAATGACAGTTGGGGAATGTTCGGCGGAACTCCCGGCAGGACGAATGTGGCTGAACAAAGTGTGCAACCCCCTTTGACACTCGCCTGGCAGCATGACATTACAAGCGGCATGGGTTCAGGCTCGCCGCTCGTGATCGGGAATGTTGTGCTCGTTACCAACCTGCGCGGCGAACTGCACGGCATCGATGCTGAAACCGGAAAGCGCATCGGCTGGCTCAACATCGGCGATGCAATCAAAGGCTCGCCCGCTGTTGATGGCAATGTCGTGTATATCGCCATTGCGAACTCACGCGAGTCACTCGTTGCGTACGATTTGCTCGAAGGAAAATATCTCTGGAAAAAGGAATTCGGCGACCTCGAAGTCACTCCCCTCTTTCTCAACAACAGACTCTACTTCGGCAACACGAGCGGCGTCTTCTTCTGCGTTGACAAGGAAACGGGCGAGCACGATTGGCGGTTCCGGCTTCCCGATAATTCCACGCGCAAGGGCATTCGTTCCTCGGCAACCGTTGACGGAGCCCTCGTGATCTTCGGGGCTGAAGACGGCAGCATCTACGCGCTTGACGCAAAGAATGGAGCGGAACAATGGAGTTACAACACCGGTGCTTCTGTTTTTGCCGCCCCTGCAGTCAGCAACGGCACGCTGTTTTGCGGCAACAGTACCGGTACGTTCTCCGCCCTGAACAGCCAAACCGGCAACGTGCTGTGGCAGTTCGATGCGGGCGCGCCAATTTACGCCACTCCCTCCTTCCCTCAACATCTCGTCCTGATCGGAACAACGGCGGGCACACTGTACGCCCTGAACGTGCGTGACGGCTCGGTGGCTTGGAGGACGGAACTCAACAGTGTCATCAACTCCTCGGCAGTTGTCTCGGGTGATGTTGCCTATGTCGGAACGCTGAAGAAAGAGCTGTATGCCGTGCAGACGACAACCGGGGCCATTCTGTGGAAGGAGACTCTAAAAGGCAGAGTCAAAACCTCGCCTGCCGTTGCCGGAGGAAAAGTCTTTGTTTCAACAGATGACAAGCTTCTGCTTGCCTTTACTTCAAAAGAACAGAACTGA
- a CDS encoding PHP domain-containing protein, which produces MAGKADFHMHTVHSDGTLTTRQLMERARSVGLSTISITDHDNTAAIEEALELGAEFGMEIISGVELSATINEHDVHILGYFFDHSDPALLDYLSHYRGERVKRAERIIDKLNSLKIPLRIESVLEKAGRGSVGRPHIANALLEEGLTESYHEAFFKYIGFGKPAYEKKSQVTPREAFELIAAAGGLSFIAHPGNFIDEKMLMELIKQGVDGLEVIHPSHSPERVAYYKGIANEYFLLTSGGSDFHGGRRNDVDVFGKYVMSDDEVEMMRRRLVQSHHRGS; this is translated from the coding sequence ATGGCTGGTAAAGCAGATTTTCACATGCATACCGTTCACTCCGACGGAACGCTGACCACCCGCCAGCTCATGGAGCGGGCACGAAGTGTCGGATTATCCACGATCAGCATAACCGACCACGACAACACTGCCGCCATTGAGGAAGCGCTTGAGTTGGGTGCCGAATTCGGCATGGAGATCATTTCCGGCGTGGAACTCAGCGCCACGATCAACGAGCACGACGTTCATATTCTCGGCTATTTCTTCGATCATAGCGACCCGGCGCTGCTCGACTATCTATCGCACTACCGCGGCGAACGTGTCAAGCGGGCCGAACGCATTATCGACAAACTGAACAGCCTGAAGATTCCGTTACGAATCGAGTCGGTTCTCGAAAAGGCCGGCAGGGGTTCGGTCGGGCGACCGCATATCGCCAACGCGTTGCTTGAAGAAGGATTGACGGAATCGTATCACGAAGCATTCTTCAAGTACATCGGGTTCGGGAAACCCGCATACGAAAAGAAAAGCCAGGTAACGCCGCGGGAGGCGTTCGAGTTGATTGCCGCCGCCGGCGGGTTGTCGTTCATCGCCCACCCGGGCAATTTCATCGACGAGAAGATGTTGATGGAATTGATCAAGCAGGGCGTCGACGGACTCGAGGTGATTCACCCTTCGCATTCTCCCGAACGCGTTGCATATTACAAGGGAATTGCAAACGAGTATTTTTTACTTACCAGCGGCGGTTCCGACTTTCACGGAGGCAGAAGAAATGATGTCGACGTGTTCGGAAAATATGTGATGAGCGATGACGAGGTGGAAATGATGCGCCGCAGACTTGTTCAATCACACCATCGCGGTTCTTGA
- a CDS encoding Crp/Fnr family transcriptional regulator produces the protein MKDELEFLKNVPILCDLELMDLDTIAKVGVRKKYKKGSIILLEEEAGAALFVIITGKVKVVRMDDDGREVILSILGESDFFGEMAILDGLARSASVVAIQKSELFMIHRRDFLKLLHDFPSVAIALLKELTMRLRKADAQIKSLSLKDAAGRVANVILQLADDIGKIRRGRVEIDELPLQQDLANMAGTSRETISRMIHAYIREGHLELERGKLIINDYEKFKARYV, from the coding sequence ATGAAAGATGAATTGGAGTTCCTCAAGAACGTCCCGATACTCTGCGATTTGGAGCTGATGGATCTTGATACGATAGCAAAAGTAGGGGTTCGCAAGAAGTACAAAAAAGGCAGTATAATTTTGTTGGAGGAAGAGGCCGGAGCCGCCCTGTTTGTGATTATCACAGGCAAGGTAAAAGTTGTCCGCATGGATGACGACGGAAGGGAGGTTATTCTCTCCATTTTAGGAGAGAGTGATTTCTTCGGTGAGATGGCAATTCTCGACGGCCTTGCCCGGTCGGCAAGCGTCGTGGCAATACAGAAATCCGAGCTGTTCATGATTCACCGTCGCGATTTTCTGAAACTGCTGCACGATTTCCCGTCGGTTGCCATTGCCTTGCTGAAGGAATTGACCATGCGCCTGCGTAAAGCCGACGCACAGATCAAGAGCCTGTCGTTGAAGGACGCCGCGGGGAGGGTAGCCAACGTCATTCTTCAGCTTGCCGACGATATCGGCAAGATTCGCAGGGGCCGCGTGGAAATTGATGAACTTCCCCTCCAACAGGATCTCGCCAACATGGCGGGCACGTCGCGTGAGACCATCTCGCGCATGATTCATGCCTACATCCGTGAAGGACATCTGGAGTTGGAAAGGGGAAAACTCATCATCAATGATTATGAGAAATTCAAAGCCCGGTACGTGTAG
- a CDS encoding 6,7-dimethyl-8-ribityllumazine synthase codes for MFQKIEGMLSGEGHSYGIVVSRFNSLVTAQLLDGAVDCLVRHGVNDSKITVVYCPGSFEIPQIAAKIAASGRHDGIICLGCVIRGDTPHFDYVASEVTKGIGNIALETGVPISFGVLTTENLQQALERAGAKAGNKGWDAAMTALELVNTFKKLSGEKNRSNS; via the coding sequence ATGTTCCAGAAAATAGAAGGAATGCTCTCGGGAGAGGGACATTCTTACGGCATCGTCGTCAGCAGGTTCAATAGCCTTGTCACCGCGCAGTTGCTGGATGGAGCGGTGGATTGCCTGGTGCGGCACGGGGTGAACGACTCAAAGATCACTGTCGTGTATTGCCCGGGCTCGTTTGAAATTCCGCAGATTGCGGCAAAGATTGCCGCGTCCGGCAGGCATGACGGCATTATTTGCCTCGGATGCGTTATCCGCGGCGACACTCCCCACTTCGACTACGTTGCTTCGGAAGTCACAAAAGGTATCGGCAATATAGCACTGGAAACGGGTGTTCCAATATCATTCGGCGTCTTGACTACAGAAAACCTTCAGCAGGCGTTGGAACGTGCCGGCGCAAAAGCCGGCAACAAAGGCTGGGATGCAGCAATGACTGCTCTCGAATTAGTCAATACATTCAAAAAGCTCTCCGGAGAAAAGAACCGTTCGAACAGTTGA